One region of Caldimonas thermodepolymerans genomic DNA includes:
- a CDS encoding DNA-directed RNA polymerase: protein MPALTGGYLTLRTNAVKGQLNPHTAALDRPLTGAALEALNWVQKTRWKINKWVLDVALQCRDEGIPVEGLPRPDNIPLPDPLPEDVYAALPKEEQVKRRRQMEEIHSKNASLMGQRAAVYRRLSLAADLASFPALWFPHFCDFRGRLYPIAQELHPQGDSLTKGLLTFAEPVRLGANGQWWLYVVLANAMGHDKLPLQERADWTDNNLNLILATAKDPLAYIDFWAHEDVDSPWEALSLCFEVAQLCEWAALGNRVEDFESTVPVRLDATCSGIQHLSALMRDEASARCVNVLPTGKREDIYSDVANKVKQFVATDAAKGNPLAVQWLGKIGRKTVKRAVMTTPYGVTESGIAEQLVNDGFCNHFRGEDRRKAAAYLRDCIVGALDESIGQPRRAMQYMQDVARFLAENNLPLQWTTPAGFTVRQAYYETHETRVETLIGDVSLRREKPEAGLVVRKQCAAAAPNVVHSFDAAHLCRTAVAMKRDGVRDLAFVHDSFGTHAGHTDTLSQRLREEFVAIYSRPALEEWRQSVIVHSGRDDIPPIPKLGALDVSKVLESEFFFS, encoded by the coding sequence ATGCCTGCACTGACCGGAGGCTACCTGACCCTTCGCACCAACGCGGTCAAGGGTCAATTGAATCCCCACACCGCGGCCCTCGACCGACCCCTGACGGGCGCCGCGCTGGAGGCCCTGAACTGGGTCCAGAAGACCCGCTGGAAGATCAACAAGTGGGTCCTCGACGTGGCGCTGCAATGCCGCGACGAGGGTATCCCTGTTGAGGGCCTTCCCCGTCCTGACAACATCCCTCTGCCTGATCCGCTCCCAGAGGACGTGTACGCCGCCCTCCCGAAGGAGGAGCAAGTGAAGCGCCGTCGGCAGATGGAGGAGATTCACAGCAAGAACGCTTCCCTCATGGGTCAGCGAGCGGCGGTCTACCGTCGTCTGTCCCTGGCCGCGGACCTAGCGTCCTTCCCGGCCCTGTGGTTCCCTCACTTCTGCGACTTCCGTGGCCGGCTCTACCCGATTGCCCAGGAGCTGCACCCGCAAGGCGACTCCCTGACCAAGGGACTGCTGACGTTCGCCGAGCCGGTGCGCCTGGGAGCGAATGGTCAGTGGTGGCTGTACGTGGTCCTGGCGAATGCGATGGGGCACGACAAGCTGCCGCTACAGGAGCGTGCCGACTGGACCGACAACAACCTGAACCTGATCCTGGCGACCGCCAAGGACCCGCTGGCCTACATCGACTTCTGGGCGCACGAGGACGTGGACTCCCCCTGGGAGGCCCTTTCCCTTTGCTTTGAAGTAGCGCAACTGTGCGAGTGGGCCGCCCTGGGCAACCGCGTGGAGGACTTCGAGAGCACCGTCCCGGTCCGCCTGGACGCGACGTGCTCGGGTATCCAGCACCTGTCCGCTCTCATGCGCGACGAGGCGTCGGCCCGGTGCGTCAACGTGCTACCGACCGGCAAGCGCGAGGACATCTACTCGGACGTGGCGAACAAGGTCAAGCAGTTCGTGGCCACGGACGCCGCCAAGGGCAACCCCTTGGCCGTCCAGTGGCTGGGCAAGATCGGCCGCAAGACGGTCAAGCGTGCTGTCATGACCACACCCTACGGCGTCACCGAGTCCGGCATCGCCGAGCAGCTTGTCAACGACGGCTTCTGCAACCACTTTCGCGGGGAAGACCGGCGGAAAGCTGCGGCCTACCTGCGCGACTGCATCGTGGGGGCGCTGGACGAGAGCATCGGCCAGCCGCGTCGCGCCATGCAGTACATGCAGGACGTGGCCCGATTCTTGGCGGAGAACAACCTGCCGCTCCAGTGGACCACCCCGGCCGGCTTCACCGTCCGCCAAGCGTACTACGAGACGCACGAGACCCGCGTCGAGACGCTGATCGGAGACGTAAGCCTGCGCCGCGAGAAACCCGAGGCCGGGCTGGTCGTGCGCAAGCAATGCGCCGCGGCCGCTCCAAACGTGGTCCACTCCTTCGACGCCGCGCACCTCTGCCGCACAGCGGTCGCTATGAAGCGCGACGGTGTGCGTGACCTGGCGTTCGTTCATGACTCCTTCGGGACGCACGCCGGCCACACCGACACCCTCTCGCAGCGCCTGCGCGAGGAGTTCGTCGCCATCTACTCCCGGCCCGCCCTGGAGGAGTGGCGCCAGTCGGTCATCGTCCACTCGGGGCGTGACGACATCCCCCCGATCCCCAAGCTGGGCGCCCTGGACGTTTCCAAGGTCCTGGAATCGGAGTTCTTTTTCTCTTAA
- a CDS encoding ssDNA-binding protein: MKTVEKGVTPRGTFQWAWLDKPDTKFDKSKYKVTIILEKGVPENDAFAKRLNDLHKAAKGNAEHRPAKDGDALAEDDEKKERFRGHWVVTFKTKNKPELRGPGGKNDVLAVAPRSGDYGRVAYAVAESGQGSAYRGVILYLNAVQLLERRAVSSGADMFEDESDEFGPDTARAESDPDVDGGTDPDDDASDF; encoded by the coding sequence ATGAAGACTGTCGAGAAGGGCGTGACCCCGCGGGGCACTTTCCAATGGGCATGGCTGGACAAGCCTGACACCAAGTTCGACAAGTCCAAGTACAAGGTCACCATCATCCTGGAGAAGGGTGTCCCTGAGAACGACGCCTTCGCCAAGAGGCTGAACGACCTGCACAAGGCAGCGAAGGGCAATGCCGAGCACCGTCCGGCAAAGGACGGGGACGCTCTGGCCGAGGACGACGAGAAGAAGGAACGCTTCCGCGGTCACTGGGTCGTCACCTTCAAGACCAAGAACAAGCCCGAGCTGCGCGGCCCTGGCGGCAAGAACGATGTGCTGGCGGTCGCCCCGCGTAGCGGCGACTATGGCCGCGTGGCCTACGCCGTGGCCGAGTCGGGTCAGGGCAGCGCCTACCGTGGCGTGATCCTGTACCTGAACGCTGTGCAGCTCCTGGAGCGCCGCGCCGTCTCCAGCGGCGCCGATATGTTCGAGGACGAGTCGGACGAGTTCGGTCCCGACACCGCGCGTGCCGAGAGCGATCCCGACGTGGACGGAGGCACCGACCCGGACGATGACGCAAGCGACTTCTGA
- a CDS encoding cytochrome P450/oxidoreductase: MELKSHPAGRCPVAHEAVTGAPTGCPVSARAAAFDPFQDAYMEDPAEFVRWAREQEPVFYAPRLGYWVVTRYQTIKDIFRDPVTFSPSIVLERMSPTSDEALQVLKQYGYAMNRTLVNEDEPIHMARRRVLMAPFTPEHLAGHVPMVRELVRKAVDRFIDDGRADLVDQLLWEVPFTVALHFLGIDAEDREKMRRFSIAHTVNAFGRPSPEQQVSIAHTVGQFWQFAGEVLEKMRRTPDGPGWMRYSIRQQKLYPDIVTDSYLHSMMMAIIVAAHETTAFASANAIKLLLQHPTAWRDLCEDPALISPAVEECLRYSGSVASWRRRTTRDVVLDGVPVPAESKLLLVVSSANHDGAHFVDPDLFDIRRENSAEHLTFGFGAHQCLGKNIGRMEMQVMIEELSRRLPHMKLAPQTFEYVHNVSFRGPQHLWVEWDPARNPERRDPSILQRRHPVRIGAPHARDKVRPLVVRAAEPVAEGIVRLRLAATDGRPLPQWAPGAHIDIECGETGLSRQYSLCGPLSDTSEWTVAVQLDPASRGGSAWIHRHATPGTVLRARGPRNHFRLDEQARRLIFVAGGIGITPIMAMAERARALGIPYEIHYSVRCRACLAFERELRELHGERLHLYVSEEGRRNDLAGLLATPDPQARIYACGPQRMLEALERLAAGWPEDALRIEHFSGSAPRLDPSCERPFEVELRNSGLRLEVPADRTLLEVLRASNVDVQSDCEEGLCGSCEVGVLEGEVDHRDSVLGRAERQGHRRMMACCSRARSQRLVLDL; the protein is encoded by the coding sequence ATGGAGCTGAAGTCCCATCCCGCCGGGCGCTGCCCGGTGGCGCACGAGGCCGTGACCGGTGCGCCCACCGGCTGTCCGGTGAGCGCGCGCGCCGCGGCCTTCGATCCGTTCCAGGACGCGTACATGGAAGACCCGGCCGAGTTCGTGCGCTGGGCACGCGAGCAGGAGCCGGTCTTCTATGCGCCCAGGCTCGGCTACTGGGTGGTGACGCGCTACCAGACGATCAAGGACATCTTCCGCGATCCCGTCACCTTCAGCCCGTCGATCGTGCTCGAGCGCATGTCGCCGACCTCGGACGAGGCGCTGCAGGTGCTGAAGCAGTACGGCTACGCGATGAACCGTACGCTCGTCAACGAGGACGAGCCGATCCACATGGCACGGCGCCGCGTGCTGATGGCGCCGTTCACGCCGGAGCACCTCGCCGGGCATGTCCCGATGGTGCGCGAGCTGGTGCGCAAGGCGGTCGACCGCTTCATCGACGATGGCCGCGCCGACCTGGTGGACCAGCTGCTGTGGGAGGTACCGTTCACCGTCGCGCTGCACTTCCTTGGCATCGACGCGGAAGACCGCGAGAAGATGCGGCGCTTCTCGATCGCGCACACCGTCAACGCGTTCGGGCGGCCCTCGCCCGAGCAGCAGGTGTCGATCGCGCACACCGTCGGGCAGTTCTGGCAGTTCGCTGGCGAGGTGCTCGAGAAGATGCGCCGCACGCCCGACGGGCCGGGCTGGATGCGTTATTCCATCCGGCAGCAGAAGCTCTACCCGGACATCGTCACCGACTCGTACCTGCACTCGATGATGATGGCCATCATCGTCGCGGCGCACGAGACGACGGCGTTCGCCTCGGCCAACGCGATCAAGCTGCTGCTGCAGCATCCGACCGCCTGGCGCGACCTGTGCGAGGACCCGGCGCTGATCTCGCCGGCGGTGGAGGAGTGCCTGCGCTACAGCGGCTCGGTGGCCTCGTGGCGGCGCCGCACCACGCGCGACGTGGTGCTCGACGGCGTGCCGGTGCCGGCGGAGTCCAAGCTGCTGCTGGTCGTCTCGTCGGCCAACCATGACGGCGCGCACTTCGTCGACCCCGACCTGTTCGACATCCGCCGCGAGAACTCGGCCGAGCACCTGACCTTCGGCTTCGGCGCGCACCAGTGCCTGGGCAAGAACATCGGGCGCATGGAGATGCAGGTCATGATCGAGGAGCTGAGCCGCCGGCTGCCGCACATGAAGCTCGCGCCGCAGACCTTCGAGTACGTGCACAACGTGTCGTTCCGCGGCCCGCAGCACCTGTGGGTCGAATGGGACCCGGCGCGCAACCCCGAGCGGCGCGACCCGTCGATCCTGCAGCGCCGGCATCCGGTGCGCATCGGCGCGCCGCACGCGCGCGACAAGGTGCGCCCGCTGGTCGTGCGCGCCGCCGAGCCGGTGGCCGAAGGGATCGTGCGGCTGCGCCTGGCGGCGACGGATGGCCGGCCGCTGCCGCAGTGGGCGCCGGGCGCGCACATCGACATCGAGTGCGGCGAGACCGGGCTGTCGCGCCAGTACTCGCTGTGCGGGCCGCTGTCGGACACCTCCGAGTGGACCGTCGCAGTGCAGCTGGATCCGGCCAGCCGCGGCGGCTCGGCCTGGATCCACCGCCACGCGACGCCGGGCACGGTGCTGCGCGCACGCGGCCCTCGCAACCACTTCCGGCTCGACGAGCAGGCGCGCCGGCTGATCTTCGTCGCAGGCGGCATCGGCATCACGCCGATCATGGCGATGGCCGAGCGTGCCCGGGCGTTGGGGATTCCCTACGAGATCCACTACAGCGTGCGCTGCCGTGCCTGCCTCGCGTTCGAGCGCGAGCTGCGCGAGCTGCACGGTGAACGCCTGCACCTGTACGTCAGCGAGGAAGGGCGGCGCAACGACCTGGCCGGGTTGCTCGCGACGCCGGACCCGCAGGCGCGCATCTACGCCTGCGGGCCGCAGCGCATGCTCGAGGCGCTGGAACGCCTGGCCGCGGGCTGGCCCGAGGACGCGTTGCGCATCGAGCACTTCTCGGGCAGCGCACCACGCCTGGATCCCTCGTGCGAGCGGCCGTTCGAGGTGGAGCTGCGCAACAGCGGGCTCAGGCTCGAGGTGCCCGCCGACCGCACGCTGCTCGAGGTGCTGCGCGCGTCCAACGTCGACGTGCAGAGCGACTGCGAGGAGGGCCTGTGCGGCAGCTGCGAGGTGGGCGTGCTCGAAGGCGAGGTCGACCACCGCGACAGCGTGCTGGGCCGCGCCGAGCGCCAGGGCCACCGGCGCATGATGGCGTGCTGCTCGCGCGCCCGTTCGCAGCGCTTGGTGCTGGACCTCTGA
- a CDS encoding helix-turn-helix domain-containing protein, whose protein sequence is MNIKLLTPQAARVLEHMRKTGSITNVEANAVHRVRSVSRRITEISRALEGSDYEIRREFKRDVTGQLYVRYFLVKSR, encoded by the coding sequence ATGAACATCAAACTCCTGACCCCACAAGCTGCACGAGTCCTTGAGCACATGCGCAAGACCGGCAGCATCACCAACGTGGAGGCCAACGCCGTCCATCGCGTTCGCTCGGTGTCCCGTCGCATCACCGAAATCTCCCGCGCCCTGGAGGGCAGCGACTACGAAATCCGCCGTGAGTTCAAGCGCGACGTGACGGGGCAGCTCTACGTGCGCTACTTCCTGGTGAAGTCCCGCTGA
- a CDS encoding IclR family transcriptional regulator: MPRPATAPPTEAPARAPRARRQRVQAAATGVAVLKGLSRLGGRASLTRLAAHLGESPAKVHRYLISLLEAGLVAQDAVSQHYYLGAETIQLGIAAMRQADPLRAAEPSLARLREQLEVTCFVAVMGNKGPTIVRFEEPALPVTLNVRVGSVLSLLWSATGRVFLAMTHDGRVEALARAELEAASAEQRRGLDPRDPIGTLRTQVRAAGVATVRDTYLPGVSAVAAPLIDYTGQVRAVLTALGATGGFDPSPQGPIARTVREEAEAVSRSLGYRPQEDAATAP, translated from the coding sequence ATGCCCCGCCCTGCCACCGCCCCGCCCACCGAAGCCCCCGCCCGCGCGCCGCGCGCGCGTCGCCAGCGCGTGCAGGCCGCCGCCACCGGGGTGGCGGTGCTCAAGGGGCTGTCGCGCCTCGGCGGGCGCGCCAGCCTGACCCGGCTGGCAGCCCACCTGGGCGAAAGCCCGGCCAAGGTGCACCGCTACCTGATCAGCCTGCTCGAGGCAGGGCTGGTGGCACAGGACGCCGTCTCGCAGCACTACTACCTGGGGGCCGAGACCATCCAGCTCGGCATCGCCGCGATGCGCCAGGCCGACCCGCTGCGCGCGGCCGAACCGTCGCTGGCACGTCTGCGCGAGCAGCTGGAAGTGACCTGCTTCGTGGCGGTGATGGGCAACAAGGGTCCGACCATCGTGCGGTTCGAGGAGCCGGCGCTGCCGGTGACGCTGAACGTGCGTGTCGGCTCGGTGCTGTCGCTGCTGTGGTCGGCCACCGGCCGGGTGTTCCTGGCGATGACGCACGACGGCCGGGTCGAGGCGCTGGCACGCGCGGAGCTGGAGGCCGCCAGCGCCGAACAGCGCCGCGGGCTGGACCCGCGCGACCCGATCGGCACGCTGCGCACGCAGGTGCGCGCCGCCGGCGTCGCCACGGTGCGAGACACCTACCTGCCCGGTGTCAGCGCGGTGGCCGCGCCGCTGATCGACTACACCGGCCAGGTGCGCGCGGTGCTGACCGCGCTCGGGGCCACCGGCGGGTTCGACCCGTCGCCGCAGGGCCCGATCGCCCGCACCGTGCGCGAGGAAGCCGAAGCCGTCAGCCGGTCGCTGGGATACCGGCCGCAGGAGGACGCCGCCACCGCCCCGTGA
- a CDS encoding Bug family tripartite tricarboxylate transporter substrate binding protein, whose amino-acid sequence MKKYLSALLLALPLLAPSAASAQAAAYPSKPLRWVVPYAAGGGSDFLARTIGQALAARIGQPVIIDNKPGGNTSIGASDVARSPGDGYTVLSADNGTLVFNPVLYKSLTYNATKDFTPVTLMGRFPMILVVNPGFGVNSAKEFIAKAKAEPGALSFASAGAGSPHHLAMELLNTEAGLSMVHVPYRGAAPALGDVVSGQVPAMMVDYAAGAAFIRSGKLKPLAVAHASRLAQLPDVPTFAELGYKSVEAAALVGMVAPASTPADIVATLNKRVVESIKDPEVHKRLVEFGVEPVGSTAAEYAELLRTESQRWHKLIRDLNITLD is encoded by the coding sequence ATGAAGAAGTACCTGTCCGCCCTGCTGCTGGCGCTGCCGCTGCTGGCCCCTTCGGCCGCTTCCGCGCAAGCCGCCGCCTATCCGTCCAAGCCGCTGCGCTGGGTGGTGCCGTACGCTGCCGGCGGCGGCTCGGACTTCCTGGCCCGCACCATCGGGCAGGCGCTGGCCGCGCGCATCGGGCAGCCAGTGATCATCGACAACAAGCCGGGCGGCAACACCTCGATCGGTGCCTCGGACGTCGCGCGCTCGCCCGGTGACGGTTACACCGTGCTGTCGGCCGACAACGGCACGCTGGTGTTCAACCCGGTGCTGTACAAGTCGCTGACCTACAACGCGACCAAGGACTTCACGCCGGTCACGCTGATGGGCCGGTTCCCGATGATCCTGGTGGTCAACCCGGGCTTCGGGGTGAACAGCGCCAAGGAGTTCATCGCCAAGGCCAAGGCCGAGCCGGGGGCGCTGAGCTTTGCCTCGGCCGGCGCGGGCAGCCCGCACCACCTGGCCATGGAGCTGCTGAACACCGAGGCCGGCCTGTCCATGGTGCACGTGCCCTACCGCGGTGCTGCGCCGGCGCTGGGCGACGTGGTGAGCGGCCAGGTGCCGGCGATGATGGTCGACTACGCTGCCGGCGCCGCCTTCATCCGCAGCGGCAAGCTCAAGCCGCTGGCGGTGGCGCATGCCAGCCGCCTGGCGCAGCTGCCCGACGTGCCGACCTTCGCCGAGCTGGGCTACAAGAGCGTCGAGGCCGCAGCCCTGGTGGGCATGGTGGCGCCCGCGTCGACCCCGGCCGACATCGTGGCGACGCTGAACAAGCGCGTGGTCGAGTCGATCAAGGATCCCGAGGTCCACAAGCGCCTCGTGGAGTTCGGCGTCGAGCCGGTGGGCAGCACGGCTGCCGAGTACGCCGAACTGCTGCGCACCGAAAGCCAGCGCTGGCACAAGCTGATCCGCGACCTGAACATCACGCTGGACTGA
- a CDS encoding DNA polymerase → MTDDGILLFDIEGDGLLDTLTTCWVLCISGPDAATVEDVDAYTDHDPAFPAIRVGIDRLKRHVEEGGKVVAHNGIGYDAQALEKLYGLVLKPWDHLLDTLVLGRLHNPSRPGGHSLGSYGAEFGVPKGEHDEWDRYSRKMLDYCRQDVVVLAALWRKLKGVMTWGESPELEHRVAHLIELQRANGFRLDLPKAIQRAAELDDECQRLRLKLSEVFPPIYVSTGTRVPKRNLNTKPKDGSVAMSYTAGAPYTAIKLQDFNPDSEFHVARRLKAKYGWEAPLTEKGNPNITEAVLKKLDFPEVSLLLEYFRKNKMWTQLAAPPKGSSKGGWIQHANERTHRVHGYVNSNGAVTGRMTHSNPNSANIDKELRDLWIPGEGFLQVGTDAEGLELRMLAHYLYPYDGGALTRALLEGDKSKGTDAHSMNRKNTDLFSRDGAKTLLYGSLYGAGDEKAGAIWVADWRSSGKPESEWPAWALNSRGKLKPLKAIGKEVKRRLIDGIAGFGQLIEDVQAAAKKRGWLRGLDGRRIRVRSQHAALNTLLQGGGAVVMKKALELYHRRVTEEFGWVHGKHFGYLANVHDEVQQEVLPELAETAGKEFALAITRAGEHFNLKCRLDGAYDIGTNWHETH, encoded by the coding sequence GTGACCGACGACGGAATCCTGCTGTTCGACATCGAAGGCGACGGGCTGCTGGACACGCTGACGACCTGCTGGGTTCTCTGCATCTCTGGCCCGGACGCCGCGACCGTCGAGGACGTGGACGCCTACACCGACCACGACCCCGCCTTCCCCGCCATTCGCGTGGGGATCGACCGCCTCAAGCGGCATGTCGAGGAGGGCGGCAAGGTAGTCGCGCACAACGGCATCGGCTACGACGCCCAGGCCCTGGAGAAGCTGTACGGCCTGGTACTCAAGCCGTGGGATCACCTGCTGGACACGTTGGTCCTGGGGCGACTGCACAACCCCTCTCGCCCTGGCGGCCACTCCCTGGGCAGCTACGGCGCCGAGTTCGGTGTTCCGAAGGGTGAGCACGACGAATGGGATCGCTACTCCCGAAAGATGCTCGACTACTGCCGGCAGGACGTGGTGGTCCTGGCCGCGCTGTGGCGCAAGCTGAAGGGAGTCATGACCTGGGGCGAGAGCCCTGAGCTGGAGCACCGGGTCGCCCACCTGATCGAGCTGCAACGCGCCAACGGCTTTCGTCTGGACCTGCCCAAGGCCATACAGCGGGCGGCCGAGCTGGACGACGAGTGTCAGCGGTTGCGCCTGAAGCTGAGCGAGGTGTTCCCGCCGATCTATGTGAGCACGGGCACCCGAGTACCGAAGCGTAACCTCAACACGAAGCCGAAGGACGGCTCGGTCGCCATGAGCTACACGGCCGGAGCCCCGTACACGGCCATCAAGCTCCAGGACTTCAACCCCGACTCCGAATTCCACGTCGCTCGCCGGCTCAAGGCGAAGTACGGCTGGGAGGCCCCGCTTACCGAGAAGGGCAACCCGAACATCACCGAGGCCGTGCTGAAGAAGCTGGACTTCCCTGAGGTCTCGCTGCTGCTGGAGTATTTCCGCAAGAACAAGATGTGGACCCAGCTTGCGGCCCCTCCGAAGGGAAGCAGCAAGGGCGGCTGGATTCAGCACGCGAACGAGCGGACCCACCGGGTCCACGGCTACGTGAACTCCAACGGAGCCGTGACTGGCCGCATGACGCACAGCAACCCCAACTCCGCGAACATCGACAAGGAGCTGCGGGACCTGTGGATTCCTGGGGAGGGCTTCCTTCAGGTGGGCACCGACGCTGAGGGCCTGGAGCTGCGCATGCTCGCGCACTACCTGTACCCCTACGACGGTGGCGCCCTGACCCGCGCGTTGCTGGAGGGCGATAAGTCCAAGGGCACCGATGCGCACTCGATGAACCGCAAGAACACCGACCTGTTCTCGCGGGACGGCGCGAAGACCCTGCTGTACGGCTCGCTGTACGGCGCGGGCGACGAGAAGGCCGGCGCAATCTGGGTCGCCGATTGGCGCTCCAGCGGCAAGCCGGAAAGCGAGTGGCCCGCCTGGGCGCTCAACTCGCGCGGGAAGCTGAAGCCGCTGAAAGCGATTGGCAAGGAGGTCAAGCGCCGCCTGATCGACGGTATCGCCGGCTTCGGTCAGCTCATCGAGGACGTGCAGGCCGCCGCCAAGAAGCGCGGATGGCTGCGCGGCCTTGACGGGCGACGCATCCGTGTGCGCTCCCAGCATGCCGCGCTGAACACGCTGCTGCAAGGCGGCGGTGCCGTGGTCATGAAGAAGGCTCTGGAGCTGTACCACCGTCGCGTCACCGAGGAATTTGGCTGGGTCCACGGCAAGCACTTCGGCTACCTCGCCAACGTCCACGACGAGGTGCAGCAGGAGGTGCTACCGGAGCTGGCCGAGACGGCCGGCAAGGAGTTCGCCCTAGCCATCACCCGTGCTGGGGAGCACTTCAACCTGAAGTGTCGCCTGGACGGCGCCTACGACATCGGAACGAACTGGCATGAAACCCACTGA
- a CDS encoding RusA family crossover junction endodeoxyribonuclease, producing MTRDEETGEVSIVINITPQPTPRPRVAKFGTYYPATYKAYIKELDAMIPPAAVALEGELLVEVEAVCQPIKKSKFTTPAGDVDNLAKGVLDMLTKKGFYGDDRQIVDLHVTKRFPRDDEQPHFRISLLEIE from the coding sequence GTGACGCGGGACGAGGAGACCGGCGAGGTCTCCATCGTCATCAACATCACCCCGCAGCCCACGCCGCGGCCCCGGGTGGCGAAGTTCGGTACCTACTACCCTGCCACCTACAAGGCTTACATCAAGGAGCTGGACGCCATGATCCCGCCGGCCGCTGTGGCCCTGGAGGGCGAGCTGCTGGTGGAGGTGGAGGCCGTGTGCCAGCCGATCAAGAAGTCCAAGTTCACGACGCCGGCTGGCGACGTGGACAACCTGGCGAAGGGCGTGCTGGACATGCTCACGAAAAAAGGGTTCTACGGCGATGACCGTCAGATCGTGGACCTGCACGTCACCAAGCGGTTCCCTCGCGATGACGAGCAGCCGCACTTCCGCATTTCCCTGCTGGAGATCGAATGA
- a CDS encoding DnaB-like helicase C-terminal domain-containing protein, with product MSERDGSTLLHKGPCSECGSSDACAVYDDGHAHCFSCGTHFRNAEGPGTPREPANPELIQGGRYVDLPKRGLREETCRRYGYVVADFKGKPCQVAPYHDAQGRLVAQKLRFADKSFIVRGRLKEAGLFGQHLFRHGGKMVVVTEGEIDALSVAQALALKWPAVSIPNGAHGAVKAIKAQLEWLASYDSIILWFDNDKAGRDAVAAVAPLLPPGKVKIVTAPGDCKDANDVLTRVGVSEVQRLVWDAPTYRPDGIVMGEDIELSRLQTIEKGWQTPLPELNRMTGGIHEAELWLLTAGSGIGKSTTSREWLKKALEDGIPCGAVFLEESKETTAKALIALDQNTPLSRLRENPSILTPAQWEASYRKLIANGRYFAYDHFGSVESDNLIAKLEYMAVSCGVKLCFLDHISIAVSGLDMDEGERRAIDILMTRLRSLIERTRMSVIAVSHLRKVGGDAKSFEQGGQIDLDSLRGSGALKQLSDTVVAIERDQQAEDNEERDKSRVRLLKCRFTGMTGLADVLRYDRNTGRQVVLTAFPDSVDTPADKDDEDPPF from the coding sequence GTGAGCGAGCGCGACGGTTCCACGCTGCTGCACAAGGGACCGTGCTCGGAGTGCGGGTCCAGCGATGCCTGTGCCGTCTATGACGACGGCCACGCGCATTGTTTTTCGTGCGGCACCCACTTCCGCAACGCTGAAGGGCCCGGAACGCCGCGGGAGCCCGCCAACCCCGAACTGATCCAGGGAGGACGTTATGTCGATCTACCGAAACGCGGACTTCGAGAGGAAACTTGCCGACGCTACGGGTATGTCGTCGCGGACTTCAAGGGCAAGCCTTGCCAAGTCGCGCCGTACCACGACGCCCAAGGTCGCTTGGTTGCTCAAAAGCTCCGCTTCGCCGACAAGTCCTTCATCGTCCGCGGGCGCCTGAAGGAGGCCGGGCTGTTCGGTCAGCACCTTTTCCGCCACGGAGGGAAGATGGTGGTCGTGACCGAGGGCGAGATCGACGCCCTGTCGGTGGCCCAGGCCCTGGCCCTGAAGTGGCCGGCGGTCTCCATCCCGAATGGTGCTCATGGCGCCGTCAAGGCGATCAAGGCGCAACTGGAGTGGCTAGCCTCCTACGACTCCATCATCCTTTGGTTCGACAACGACAAGGCTGGCCGTGATGCAGTAGCTGCGGTGGCCCCGCTGCTGCCCCCGGGCAAGGTGAAGATCGTCACCGCGCCTGGCGACTGCAAGGACGCCAACGACGTACTGACCCGGGTAGGTGTCTCGGAAGTTCAGCGCCTGGTATGGGACGCCCCGACGTACCGCCCGGACGGCATCGTGATGGGCGAGGACATCGAGCTGTCCCGACTCCAGACCATCGAGAAGGGCTGGCAGACTCCCCTACCCGAGCTGAACCGGATGACGGGGGGAATCCATGAGGCCGAGCTGTGGCTGCTGACCGCGGGCTCAGGCATCGGAAAGTCCACGACATCTCGCGAGTGGCTGAAGAAGGCCCTGGAGGACGGTATCCCCTGCGGCGCGGTGTTCCTGGAGGAAAGCAAGGAGACCACGGCCAAGGCCCTGATCGCCCTGGACCAGAACACGCCACTGTCGCGACTGCGCGAGAACCCCTCGATCCTGACGCCGGCCCAGTGGGAGGCGAGCTACCGCAAGCTGATCGCCAACGGGCGGTACTTCGCCTATGACCACTTCGGGTCCGTCGAATCGGACAACCTGATCGCCAAGCTGGAGTACATGGCGGTCTCCTGTGGGGTGAAGCTCTGCTTCCTCGACCACATCTCCATCGCCGTCTCGGGGCTGGACATGGACGAGGGCGAGCGCCGGGCCATTGACATCCTGATGACCCGCCTGCGATCCCTGATCGAGCGCACGCGAATGAGCGTGATCGCGGTATCGCACCTGCGTAAGGTCGGCGGGGACGCCAAGAGCTTCGAGCAGGGCGGTCAGATTGACCTGGACTCGCTGCGCGGCTCGGGCGCCCTGAAGCAACTGTCGGACACCGTGGTCGCCATCGAGCGCGACCAGCAAGCGGAAGACAACGAGGAGAGGGACAAATCCCGGGTCCGCCTCCTGAAGTGTCGGTTCACTGGCATGACCGGGCTGGCGGACGTTCTTCGCTACGACCGCAACACCGGCCGGCAGGTCGTGCTCACCGCGTTCCCCGACTCGGTGGACACCCCGGCCGACAAGGACGATGAAGACCCGCCCTTCTGA